One Endozoicomonas gorgoniicola DNA window includes the following coding sequences:
- the istB gene encoding IS21-like element helper ATPase IstB — MLMNPTMEKLQVLKLTGMLEALDEQLKSPDIEQLSFDERLGLMIDREMTARDNRRLKTRLKKARLRHDACMEDIDYRHPRGLKRDQIQQLLSSHWIREHQNVIITGPTGVGKTWLACAMAQKACRDGYTVQYLRLPRLLQDLNLARADGRYVKLMTALAKTDLLLLDDWGLSPLTESQRRDLLEIVEDRHNVKSTLVTSQMPVDHWHELIGDPTLADAILDRLIHNAHRVPLKGDSLRKKQSKLAKSELTS; from the coding sequence ATGTTAATGAACCCTACGATGGAAAAGCTTCAGGTTCTGAAACTTACCGGTATGCTCGAAGCATTAGATGAGCAGCTTAAAAGTCCGGATATAGAGCAGTTGTCGTTCGATGAACGGCTCGGCTTAATGATTGACCGTGAGATGACCGCAAGGGATAACCGGCGTTTAAAAACACGGCTTAAAAAAGCACGACTACGTCATGATGCCTGCATGGAAGACATAGACTATCGTCACCCCCGTGGTCTTAAACGAGACCAGATACAGCAGTTGTTATCCAGCCACTGGATACGGGAGCATCAGAACGTGATCATTACAGGGCCGACGGGTGTAGGAAAAACCTGGCTGGCCTGTGCAATGGCACAGAAGGCCTGCCGGGATGGGTACACAGTGCAGTACCTCAGGCTGCCGAGATTACTGCAAGATCTGAACCTGGCAAGGGCTGACGGTCGCTATGTGAAACTGATGACAGCACTGGCAAAAACTGACCTTCTTCTTTTAGACGACTGGGGTCTATCACCTCTGACAGAAAGCCAGCGGCGTGACCTGTTGGAAATAGTAGAAGACCGGCACAATGTAAAAAGCACCCTGGTCACCAGTCAGATGCCGGTAGATCACTGGCATGAATTGATCGGTGATCCAACACTGGCAGATGCCATTCTGGACAGGCTGATTCACAACGCTCACCGGGTGCCACTTAAGGGTGACTCCCTGCGCAAGAAACAGTCAAAACTGGCAAAGTCAGAACTTACGTCCTAA
- a CDS encoding IS701 family transposase, with the protein MAGCYRNGWPNALEYPIYQEKAVAMLTSDQKVILRELSLYTTFLAKALSPLAVPTFCELLLGGMLSGEGFVTQALLTIHYENFWNSYHHWVSQGKWRWRNLAHRLILLVSSKVPDGQTIPLILDDLTFERCSNKAPACRIHHQHSKKKNRCTYLLGQCWVFLAIPFQRPSDKVHTAIPVMAFPSPKSGNISKLKIAKAMLKSVRQTLQGRALHLLTDCWFMNHTMMQPALELGYEVIGHIPKNRALYALPVDALPPSPFKRKGRKRKYGVKMTPEEVEKLPETRMTLWLYRKNRTVSFRSCICRARFLKGRIVRVVWSRFENDKGETETKLFLSTNPDLKADEVLLAYSLRWPIEPMFQQLKHEFGCKHLWQQKLRTLLRWMHIKMAGYALLQLLTICQNPAAIALAKTAWRHPDTVTAGMLRRALFWIIPQFRIRGCWNRYEQKLELKLPDKNERSDSFLEKAA; encoded by the coding sequence GTGGCCGGATGTTACCGGAATGGGTGGCCGAATGCGCTGGAATACCCAATCTACCAGGAAAAAGCGGTTGCCATGCTCACTTCAGATCAGAAAGTAATCCTTCGAGAGCTTTCTTTATATACGACATTTCTTGCAAAAGCGCTATCACCACTTGCGGTACCAACGTTCTGTGAGTTACTTCTGGGTGGCATGCTTTCTGGCGAAGGCTTTGTTACACAAGCCCTTCTGACGATCCACTACGAAAATTTCTGGAACAGCTACCATCATTGGGTCTCCCAAGGCAAGTGGCGTTGGCGAAACCTGGCGCATCGTCTGATATTGCTGGTCAGTTCTAAAGTGCCTGACGGTCAGACCATTCCCCTGATTCTCGACGACCTGACATTCGAACGCTGCTCTAACAAAGCACCGGCATGCCGAATACATCACCAACACAGCAAGAAAAAGAACCGGTGTACTTATCTCCTTGGTCAATGCTGGGTCTTTCTGGCTATTCCTTTCCAGAGACCATCAGACAAGGTGCATACTGCGATTCCAGTGATGGCTTTTCCATCACCTAAGTCAGGCAACATCAGCAAGCTTAAAATTGCAAAGGCCATGCTGAAATCTGTAAGACAGACTCTTCAGGGGCGAGCTTTGCACCTGCTCACTGACTGCTGGTTTATGAATCACACCATGATGCAGCCCGCACTTGAACTTGGGTATGAGGTCATTGGCCATATCCCCAAAAACCGGGCACTTTATGCGCTTCCAGTCGATGCACTTCCTCCCTCTCCTTTCAAAAGGAAAGGCCGCAAGCGTAAGTACGGCGTCAAAATGACACCTGAGGAAGTAGAGAAATTACCAGAGACCAGGATGACTCTCTGGCTTTACAGAAAGAACCGGACAGTCTCTTTTCGTTCCTGTATTTGCCGGGCACGTTTTTTGAAAGGCCGTATTGTCCGAGTCGTCTGGAGTCGTTTTGAAAACGACAAGGGAGAAACAGAAACCAAACTATTTCTGTCCACAAATCCTGACCTGAAAGCCGATGAAGTGCTATTAGCCTACTCGCTCAGGTGGCCTATAGAGCCTATGTTCCAGCAACTGAAACACGAGTTTGGATGCAAGCATTTATGGCAGCAGAAACTCAGAACGCTGTTACGATGGATGCACATTAAAATGGCAGGGTATGCGCTGTTGCAATTACTGACCATTTGTCAAAATCCAGCGGCCATTGCCCTGGCCAAAACTGCCTGGAGGCATCCCGATACTGTCACGGCCGGAATGCTCAGGCGCGCGCTGTTTTGGATTATTCCGCAGTTTCGAATTCGTGGCTGCTGGAACCGATATGAGCAAAAATTAGAGCTGAAATTGCCGGATAAAAACGAACGTTCGGATAGTTTTTTGGAAAAAGCGGCATAA